In Falco biarmicus isolate bFalBia1 chromosome 5, bFalBia1.pri, whole genome shotgun sequence, a single genomic region encodes these proteins:
- the DNAL4 gene encoding dynein axonemal light chain 4 gives MADTGEGKKEEADYKRLHSFPLIRHTDMPEEMRVEAMELCVTACEKYATNNESAAKMIKEMMDKKFGSSWHVVIGEGFGFEITHEVKNLLYMFFGGSLAVCVWKCS, from the exons ATGGCAGACACcggggaggggaaaaaggaggaagctGACTATAAAAGACTTCACAGCTTTCCACTGATTAGG CACACTGACATGCCAGAGGAGATGCGTGTAGAGGCCATGGAGCTGTGCGTTACGGCATGTGAGAAATACGCCACCAACAACGAG AGTGCTGCCAAGATGATCAAAGAGATGATGGACAAGAAATTTGGGTCCTCCTGGCATGTGGTGATTGGGGAAGGTTTTGGCTTTGAGATCACTCACGAGGTGAAGAATCTGCTGTACATGTTCTTTGGTGGCAGCCTGGCTGTGTGTGTCTGGAAGTGCTCCTGA